The following coding sequences are from one Gammaproteobacteria bacterium window:
- a CDS encoding 3-deoxy-7-phosphoheptulonate synthase: MIIILHPDTDKNGQPYHALLDHLTKLSGIQHRVHEEVGTQQTLTEIYLIGDTASIDGSQIESFASVERVVRISHQYRILGRHKDDSRPSHFTYNGVTFGQDNFYLFAGLCAVDTRDHVENMMRSLRDHGQICTRMGAYKPRTNPYSFQGHGKSCLPYVFELAGKYDIKVIAMEVTHEDHIDEIHEVLEQSGNPTGVMLQIGTRNAQNFELLKNVGRQKTYPVLLKRGFGITLEESLNAAEYLASEGNRKVVFCLRGMKTNLGDPHRNVVDFAHVPVVKRLTRMPVCVDPSHSVGSRGASPDGIMDVMHASVQGVIAGANMVLVDFHPEPAKALVDGPQALSIEELPWFLEDVQIAREAYEKRLKLVQRVNPPNALREVG, encoded by the coding sequence ATGATTATCATCCTTCATCCGGATACAGATAAGAATGGGCAACCTTATCACGCGTTGCTTGATCATCTGACCAAATTATCGGGCATCCAACATCGTGTTCACGAAGAAGTGGGGACGCAGCAGACGCTCACCGAGATATATCTCATTGGCGATACCGCTTCGATTGATGGCAGCCAGATCGAGAGCTTTGCATCAGTCGAACGTGTGGTACGCATCTCCCACCAATATCGTATTTTGGGGCGTCATAAAGACGATAGCCGCCCCAGTCATTTCACCTACAACGGGGTTACGTTCGGACAAGACAATTTCTACCTGTTTGCCGGTCTTTGCGCGGTCGATACACGCGACCATGTTGAGAACATGATGCGCTCACTCAGAGATCATGGGCAGATTTGTACGCGTATGGGCGCATACAAGCCGCGGACGAACCCGTATTCATTCCAGGGTCACGGCAAGTCATGTCTGCCCTATGTCTTTGAGCTCGCCGGGAAATACGATATCAAGGTGATCGCGATGGAGGTCACCCATGAGGACCATATTGATGAGATTCATGAGGTGCTAGAGCAATCGGGTAACCCGACCGGCGTCATGCTGCAGATTGGTACGCGCAATGCTCAGAATTTCGAGTTGTTGAAAAATGTGGGCCGGCAAAAGACCTATCCTGTATTACTAAAGCGTGGTTTTGGAATCACCTTGGAAGAGTCCTTGAACGCGGCCGAGTACCTTGCGAGTGAGGGCAATCGCAAAGTGGTATTCTGCCTACGAGGCATGAAGACCAATCTCGGGGACCCGCATCGTAATGTTGTTGATTTTGCCCATGTGCCAGTCGTCAAGCGCTTGACGCGCATGCCTGTCTGTGTCGATCCGTCGCATTCCGTGGGTTCTCGTGGTGCCTCCCCCGACGGCATCATGGACGTTATGCATGCCAGTGTCCAAGGTGTTATTGCCGGGGCTAATATGGTTCTGGTGGACTTTCATCCTGAACCTGCCAAGGCACTCGTAGACGGGCCTCAGGCCCTATCGATTGAGGAGTTACCTTGGTTTTTGGAGGATGTGCAGATCGCCCGTGAAGCCTATGAGAAACGCCTCAAACTCGTTCAACGCGTCAATCCTCCAAATGCGCTGCGTGAGGTCGGTTGA
- the cysZ gene encoding sulfate transporter CysZ produces the protein MLHGSQYLLKGFGLIIQPGVRLYVVVPLLINVLIFAGVIVYGAHLYGDFIEWLVPDWLVWLHWLLWPLFAIVALVLVFFCFAIIANLVGAPFNGFLAEAIETKLTGRAHEIQSEWTTLPRQMISSLFAELHKLIYFVLWAIPLLILFLIPGLNVAAPFLWILFSAWVLALEYASYPMENHGITFKEQRRLLASKRLLALSYGGTALVITVIPILNFIAMPVAVAGATAMWVDQLAKTMDGDDQRNVRTNNG, from the coding sequence ATGTTGCATGGTTCACAGTATCTACTAAAAGGGTTTGGACTGATTATTCAGCCCGGAGTGCGACTATATGTTGTAGTCCCGCTGCTTATTAACGTGCTTATCTTTGCCGGTGTCATCGTCTACGGCGCACATCTATATGGTGACTTTATCGAGTGGTTGGTACCCGACTGGTTAGTTTGGCTGCACTGGTTGCTTTGGCCCTTGTTCGCCATAGTCGCTCTGGTATTGGTTTTCTTTTGTTTTGCGATTATCGCGAATCTTGTCGGCGCCCCGTTTAATGGGTTTCTTGCAGAAGCCATTGAAACGAAGTTAACCGGCAGGGCACATGAAATCCAGAGTGAGTGGACGACTCTACCAAGGCAGATGATTTCTAGTCTGTTCGCGGAACTGCATAAGCTTATTTATTTTGTCTTATGGGCTATTCCTTTGCTGATCCTATTCTTAATACCAGGACTCAATGTCGCTGCCCCATTCCTTTGGATCTTGTTCAGCGCTTGGGTCTTGGCACTGGAATATGCGAGCTACCCGATGGAAAACCATGGCATCACGTTCAAGGAGCAGCGCCGACTCCTGGCATCAAAAAGGTTGCTTGCGCTTAGCTACGGTGGCACGGCGCTGGTTATTACGGTGATCCCGATACTAAACTTCATTGCCATGCCCGTCGCCGTAGCCGGCGCTACAGCTATGTGGGTGGATCAACTTGCAAAGACTATGGATGGAGATGATCAGAGAAATGTTCGAACGAATAATGGATAG
- the dksA gene encoding RNA polymerase-binding protein DksA, whose amino-acid sequence MPAKKAPAKKVSKRTKRLAPEKNFTPYKAKKGEEYMNPKQVEHFRAILLNWKRELMEEVDRTVHHMQDDASNFPDPNDRATQEEEFSLELRTRDRERKLIKKIDEAVVGLETSDYGYCEVCGVDIGIRRLEARPTATLCIDCKTLDEIRERQMG is encoded by the coding sequence ATGCCCGCTAAGAAAGCGCCGGCTAAAAAGGTCTCCAAACGAACAAAACGCTTAGCCCCGGAGAAGAACTTCACCCCTTACAAAGCGAAGAAGGGTGAAGAATATATGAATCCGAAGCAGGTGGAACATTTTCGTGCCATCCTGCTCAACTGGAAACGAGAACTTATGGAAGAGGTAGACCGTACAGTCCATCACATGCAGGATGACGCCTCCAATTTCCCTGATCCCAACGACAGAGCAACGCAGGAAGAAGAGTTTTCGCTGGAATTGCGCACCCGCGACCGGGAAAGAAAACTCATCAAGAAAATCGACGAAGCCGTTGTGGGTTTGGAAACGAGCGATTACGGTTATTGTGAGGTGTGTGGTGTCGATATTGGGATCCGGCGCTTGGAAGCCCGCCCCACCGCGACGCTGTGCATCGACTGCAAAACACTCGACGAGATCCGGGAGCGGCAGATGGGCTAA
- a CDS encoding pyridoxal phosphate-dependent aminotransferase, producing MKVHIAKRMEGIAPFRVMGLLARANQLEAQGRSIIHMEIGEPDFVTPKPIIEAGRRALAAGYTHYTPTTGLPQLRERIASYYKERYGVELAADRVVVTPGASGALQLALSVLINPGDEVLVADPSYPCYRHLVRLMDGVCMMVPVGAESAYQFTPELVAQQLNGNCVAVILASPSNPTGTLINDAMLTEIVRIVEDKGARCIVDEIYHGLIYGDKANTALAVSSECFVINSFSKYFGMTGWRVGWLIAPEPYLPAVDKLAQNIFLAAPTPAQHAALAAFTAETRAELEQRRAAFCARRDYLLPELRGIGFDIPVTPHGAFYLYANCERFTQDSCAFATDVLENAGVAITPGVDFGVHAADKHVRFAYTTGLEKLKEGVQRLRDYLS from the coding sequence ATGAAAGTTCATATTGCTAAACGAATGGAAGGTATAGCGCCCTTTCGTGTGATGGGGCTCTTGGCCAGAGCGAACCAGTTGGAGGCCCAAGGGCGCTCCATCATTCACATGGAGATTGGCGAACCGGATTTTGTTACCCCCAAACCCATCATCGAGGCAGGCAGGCGTGCATTGGCTGCTGGGTACACTCATTACACGCCGACAACAGGCCTGCCACAATTGCGCGAGAGAATAGCGTCCTATTACAAGGAACGCTATGGAGTCGAACTTGCCGCAGACAGGGTTGTTGTAACGCCAGGCGCATCCGGGGCCTTACAGCTTGCCTTAAGTGTCCTGATCAACCCTGGCGATGAAGTTCTAGTCGCCGATCCCTCGTACCCTTGTTATAGGCACTTGGTCCGTTTGATGGATGGGGTTTGTATGATGGTCCCGGTGGGCGCGGAGAGCGCGTACCAATTCACGCCGGAACTCGTTGCCCAGCAATTGAATGGGAATTGTGTCGCAGTAATACTCGCGTCACCTTCTAATCCGACCGGGACCCTCATTAATGATGCGATGTTGACAGAGATAGTGCGTATCGTGGAAGACAAAGGAGCGCGTTGCATCGTTGATGAGATATATCATGGATTGATCTACGGAGATAAGGCCAATACAGCACTTGCTGTTTCATCTGAGTGCTTCGTGATCAACAGTTTTTCAAAATATTTTGGAATGACTGGCTGGCGGGTCGGTTGGCTCATCGCGCCCGAACCATACCTTCCTGCGGTAGATAAGCTTGCTCAAAATATCTTTCTTGCGGCACCTACACCAGCACAGCATGCGGCTCTTGCGGCGTTCACCGCAGAAACGCGTGCAGAACTCGAACAACGTCGTGCAGCATTCTGTGCGCGGAGAGACTACTTGCTGCCAGAGCTTCGAGGCATAGGCTTTGACATACCTGTTACGCCTCACGGCGCATTCTATCTATATGCTAATTGCGAACGCTTTACCCAAGATAGCTGTGCCTTTGCAACGGACGTCCTGGAAAATGCTGGCGTCGCGATCACGCCTGGGGTGGATTTTGGCGTTCATGCGGCAGACAAGCACGTGCGTTTTGCGTATACGACAGGATTGGAAAAATTGAAGGAGGGTGTGCAGCGGTTACGTGACTATTTGAGCTGA
- the queF gene encoding preQ(1) synthase has product MADESTNALEPFENPNQDRDYTIHIRIPEFTCLCPRTGQPDFATLYLDYVPHKRCIELKSLKLYIASYRNTGTYHEAVTNKILNDLIVVLDPRFMRLTARFNVRGGIYTTVVAEHRAPGWNQPESVALPSLRKKFYA; this is encoded by the coding sequence ATGGCTGATGAGTCGACAAACGCATTAGAGCCGTTTGAAAATCCCAATCAGGACCGGGACTATACAATCCATATCAGAATCCCGGAGTTTACCTGTCTGTGCCCAAGGACCGGTCAGCCTGATTTCGCAACCTTGTACCTCGATTATGTACCGCATAAGCGGTGTATCGAGCTGAAATCTCTCAAACTCTATATCGCATCCTACCGAAACACGGGGACCTACCACGAGGCCGTCACCAACAAGATCTTGAATGACCTAATAGTGGTTTTAGATCCTCGTTTCATGCGCCTGACTGCCAGGTTTAATGTGCGGGGCGGTATCTACACCACGGTGGTAGCCGAGCACCGAGCCCCCGGTTGGAACCAACCGGAATCCGTTGCCTTACCCTCGTTGCGCAAAAAGTTCTACGCGTAA